The window CGCTTCAGCGTGCGCGCCATCTCCTTGATGATCGACGGCTGGATGCCTTCGGTGGGCTCGTCCAGCAGCAGCACTTTCGGTTTGGTGGCGAGCGCACGCGCGATCGCCAGCTGCTGCTGCTGGCCGCCGGAGAGATTGCCGCCGCGGCGGCCCTTCATCTCCAGCAGCACCGGAAACAGCTCGTAGAGATCGCCGGGCACTTCCTTGTCGCCGGAGACCACCAGACCGGTCTCGATGTTTTCCTTCACTGTCATGTGCGAAAAGATCATGCGACCCTGCGGCACGTAAGCGAGGCCTTTTGCGACGCGCTCATAGCTCTTCAGTCCGTTGATCTCGCTGCCTTGCATGGTCACCGAACCGCTCCTGGTCGGCACGATGCCCATCAGCGATTTCATCAGCGTGGTCTTGCCCATGCCGTTGCGGCCCATGATCGCCACGATCTCGTTGGGCGCCACGGAAACATTGAGCCCGTGCAGCACCTCGCTCTGGCCGTAGGCAACATGGAGATCGTTAATGGCAAGCATGGCTGATCCTTCGGTTCACGGCCGGCTCCGTCATTGCGAGAAGCCCTTGCGACGAAGCAATCCAGTCTTGCCTTGTGGCTTCTGGATTGCCGCGTCGCTTCGCTCCTCGCAACGACGGCTGCAATTCCTGCATTTGCTGCTGCATCCTCAGTGCCCCAGATACACTTCGATGACTTTCGGGTCGTTCTTGACCTTCTCCATCGTGCCCTCCGACAGGATCTGGCCCTGGTGCAGCACCGTGACCTTGTGGGCGATGTCCTCGACGAATTTCATGTCGTGCTCGATCACCAGCACCGAGCGGTTCTTGATGATGCGGTTCAACAGCTCAGCGGTCTTGACGCGCTCGCTGACGCTCATGCCGGCGACGGGCTCGTCGAGCATCAAGAGATCCGGGTCCTGGATCAGCAGCATGCCGATCTCCAGCCACTGCTTCTGGCCGTGGCTGAGCAGTTCGGCGCTCATGTTGAGGCGATCCTTCAGGAAGATCATCTCGGCGACTTCTTCGACGCGATCACGCACCACGGCGTCGCGCTTGAAGGTCAGCGCGCCGAACACGCTGCGACCGCGCGGAAAGGAAATCTCCAGGTTTTCGAACACGGTGAGATCGTCATAGATCGACGGCGTCTGGAACTTGCGGCCGACGCCGGCCTGTACGATCTGGTTCTCCTTCATCTTCGTGAGGTCCTTGTCACGAAAATGAATCGCGCCTGACGTCGCCTTGGTCTTGCCGCAGATCAGGTCGAGCACGGTGGTCTTGCCGGCGCCGTTGGGGCCGATGATGACGCGGATCTCGTTTTCCTCGACATAGAACGACAGGTCGTTGACGGCCTTGAAACCATCGAACGAAACGGTCAGTCCTTCGACCGCGAGCAGGAAGTCCTTGGGCTGGTGACCTATCAGCATGATCGTCTCCTATTCCGCCGGGGCGCCGTCGGCGACGGACGAGTCGGTCCAGCCGTTCTTCGAACTCTTCTTGCGCATCAGCCGATCGATGCGCGGCTGCACGTAGTCGCTCCAGATGCCGGCAAGGCCATTCGGGAAGGCCAGCACCACGGCGATGAACAACCCGCCGAGGCCAAACAACCACAGCTCGGGAAAGGATTCCGAGAAGCTGGTCTTGGCGAAGTTCACCAGCAGCGTGCCGTAGACCGCGCCGAGGATCGACAGCCGACCACCGACCGCGGTGTAGATCACCATCTCGATCGACGGCACGATGCCGACGAAGGACGGCGACATGAAGCCCACCTGCAGCGCGAACATGGCGCCGCCGATCGCCGCGAAGATCGCCGCGACGCAGAAGGCAAAGATCTTGAAGTTGGCGACGCTGTAGCCGGAGAACCGCACCCGGTCCTCCTTGTCGCGCATCGCCACCAGGATGCGGCCAAGCTTGGAGCGGCGGATGAACTGCGCGATGAAGATGCAGCCGAACAGGCAGGCCACCTCAAAGAAGTACAGCACGATCTTGGCGTGGTCCGGGCGGATATCCCAGCCCTTCAGGGTGCGCAGGTCGGTCATGCCGTTGATGCCGCCGGTGTAGCCCTGCTGGCCGACGATCAGGATGGTAAGGATCGCCGCCACCGCCTGGGTGATGATGGCGAAGTAGGTGCCGCCGACGCGGCGCTTGAACATCGCGGCGCCGATGATGAAGGCGAAGAACGCCGGCACCACGATGATGGCGATCACGGTGAAGGTCAGGCTGTGGAACGGCTTCCAGAAAAACGGCAGCGAAGTGATCTGATTCCAGTCCATGAAATCCGGGATACCGGGGGTCGACTGGATCTTGGTGTTCTCCGGGCTCGAGGCTTCGAGCTTGAGGAACATCGCCATGCAATAGCCGCCGAGGCCGAAGAACACGCCCTGCCCCAGGCTGAGAATGCCGCCATAGCCCCAGCAGATCACCAGCCCCACCGCCACGAACGCATAAGTGAGATATTTAGCGACCAGGTTGAGCCGGAATACATCGAGGCACAGCGGCAGGATCACCACCAGGAGAACGGCGAGCGCGAGAATGCCGAGAAGCTCGGGCCGGTTTACGAGGCGTGCATTGTCGGACATGGCTTGAGCCCTTTTATTTGCGGACCTTGAGGGCGAACAGCCCCTGCGGCCGCAGCATCAGAATTCCGACAATGGCGAGCAGCGTGAGAACCTTGGCCATCGACCCCGACATGAAGAATTCCATGGTCGATTGCGCCTGCGAGATGGTGAAGGCGGAAGCGATGGTACCGACCAGGCTCGCCGCGCCGCCGAACACCACGACCAGGAACGTATCGACGATGTAGAGCTGGCCGGAGGTCGGACCGGTCGATCCGATCATGGTGAAGGCTGACCCGGCGATGCCGGCAATGCCGCAGCCGAGACCGAAGGTGTAGCAATCGACCCGTTCGGTATTGATGCCGACGGCGCCGGCCATCACGCGGTTCTGCACGACGGCGCGAACCTGGCGGCCCCAGCGCGATTTGTACATGATGTAGGCGACCGCCATGGTGATCAGCAACGTCAAGCACATCACGAAGATGCCGTTGATCGGCACTTCGATGCTGTCGGTGATCTGCTTCGATCCCATCATCCATTGCGGCAGTTCGACGCCGACTTCACGCGCGCCGAAGATCGAGCGATAGGCCTGCTGCAGGATCAGGCTGAGGCCCCATGTGGCGAGCAGCGTATCGAGCGGGCGCTTGTAGAGATGCCGGATCAGCGCCCATTCCACCAGCATCCCCAGCGCACCGGCGGCGATGAAGGCCAGTATCATCGCGACGAAGAAGTAGCCGGAGAACAGCGACGGCAGAAAGGCCTGGAAGAAGTTCGAGGTCAGCCAGGTCACGTAGGCGCCGAGGATCATGAACTCGCCATGGGCCATGTTGATGACGCCCATCTGGCCGAAGATGATCGCCAGTCCCAGCGCCATCAGCACGTAGACCGAGAACAGGATCAGCCCCGCAAAGCCCTGCATCGCGAAGATGGCGCCGAGGTCGCCAATCGAATAGTCGCCGAACATCGGTCCGTCCTCCGTCAAGGAAAGGGCCCGCGTCGCGAACGACGCGGGGTTGTGTTTCGCGGATAGGTCGTCCGCGCAGGGAGAGGTTCGCCAGGCTTACTGGTAGCCTTTGGGGAACGGATCCGGCTCGACCAGGTCGGCGGTCTCGAACACCAACTCGAACTGGCCATCGAGCTTGGCCTTGCCGACGCGGGTCTTCGACCACAAGTGATGGTTCGGATGGATCCGAACGTAACCTTCCGGCGCGCCCTTGAATTCGACATCCGGCGAAGCCGCCGCAATCTTGTCGACGTCGAAGGAGCCGGCCTTCTCAACCGTCGCTTTCCACAACCACGGGCCGAGATAGGCCGCCTGGGTAACGTCGCCAATCACGGTCTTTTCGCCCCACATCTTGTGGAACGCAGCCACGAACTTCTCGTTGTTCGGGTTCTTCAGGGACTGGAAGTACTTCATGCAGGCATAGGCGCCCGCAATGTTCTCGCCGCCGATGCCGTCGATTTCGTCCTCGGTCACCGAGATCGTGAGCAACGTCTGCTTGGCCAGGTCGATACCGGCCGCCTTGAGCTGCTTGTAGAAGGCGACGTTGGAGCCACCGACCACGTCGGTGAAGATCACGTCGGGCTTGGTCAGCTTGATCTTGTTGATGACCGAGTTGAACTGGGTGTGGCCGAGCGGGAAGTATTCTTCACCGACCACCTTGAGCTTGAGCATGTTCTCGATGTGCTTGCGCGCGATCTTGTTGGAGGTGCGCGGCCAGATGTAGTCGGAACCGATGAAGTAGAACGACTTGGCATTCTTCTCCTTGGCGATCCAGTTGATGCCGGCCAAAATCTGCTGCGTGGCTTCCTGGCCGGTATAGATCACGTTCTTGGACTGCTCGAGGCCTTCATAGAACGTCGGATAATACAGCATGCCGTTGTACTGTTCGACGACCGGCAGCACCGCCTTGCGCGAGGCCGAGGTCCAGCAGCCCATGATCGCCGCGACCTTGTCGTTGACGAGCAACTTCTTGGCCTTCTCGGCGAAAGTCGGCCAGTCCGACGCGCCGTCTTCCTGGATGAACTTGATCTTGCGGCCAAGCACGCCGCCCATGGCGTTGATCTGCTCGATGGCGAGCTTTTCGGCCTGGATCGATCCGGTTTCCGAAATCGCCATGGTGCCGGTGGCGGAATGCAGGATGCCGACGGTGACTTCGGTGTCGGTGACCGCCAGACCCGTGGTATTGATGGCCGAGGTGGCCGGAGCCTGCGCAAAAGATGGGCGCGGCATCATCGTCAGGGCGGGCAGCGCGGCCATCCCCATCAGCAGTTTTCGCCGCAACGGCGACTGTAAGCCCGGTTTCTTCTCGTCTGACATTTCTACCCCACTGGTTTCGAGTACGCCTATTGGTGAGGCAAGAATTGCTGAGTTTGTGCGGTGCACAGATACGCGAGATCGCGTATACTGCACCGCAAAATGGCGACGTAGGTTTTTACGGCGCGCAGCATGCGTAGTCGGACGGGTCAGGAGCGAAAGAGTGGCAGGGCGGCAGCGCATCGACCGTGTCAGGCGCCAGTACAATCAATGGGTCGCCAACCAGACACTGGAAGACTACGCACTGCGCTTCACCGCGAAGAGCGCGCGGCGCTGGTCCGCGGCCCGCGTCGCCAACACCGCGCTGGGTGCGATCTCCTTCCTCGCGCTGGAAGCCATCGGCGGCACCATCACCATCAACTACGGCGTCACCAACGCCGCCGCCGCGATCCTCGTGGTCAGCGTCATCATCTTCTTTTGCGGCCTGCCGATCGCCTACCATGCCGCAAAATGCGGCATCGACATCGACCTGCTGACCCGCGGCGCCGGTTTCGGCTATATTGGCTCAACGATTACGTCGCTGATTTACGCGTCCTTCACCTTCATCTTCTTTGCCATCGAGGCGGTCATCCTCGCGGTGGCGCTGGAGATGTGCTTCGATATCCCGCGACCGATCGGCTATTTGATCAGCGCGGTCATCATCATCCCGCTGGTCACCCACGGCATCACGCTGATCAGCCGCTTCCAGCTGTGGACCCAGCCGATCTGGCTGGTGCTCAACCTGCTGCCCTTCGCGGCCATCGGCTATGCCAGCCGGCATTCCTTCGTCGAGTGGACCAAATTTCCCGGCGAGCACGGCAATCCCGCCGGCCACCTCGATCTGCTGCTGTTCGGAACAGCAGCCTCCGTGGTGTTCGCGCTGGTGGCGCAGATCGGCGAACAGGTCGACTTCCTGCGCTTCCTGCCGCGCGACCGCCGCAGCTCGAAGACCTCGTGGTGGGTCGCGCTGCTGTGCGCAGGACCCGGCTGGATCATCGTCGGCGCGGTCAAATTGCTGGCAGGGTCCTTCCTCGCCTTCTTCGCGCTGACCCACGGCGTTTCCGCAGAACACGCTGCCGAGCCGGCGCATATGTATCTCGAGGCGTTCAGGTATGTATTGTCCCAGCCGGATCTGGCGCTGGCGCTGACCGGCACTTTCGTCATTCTCTCGCAGATCAAGATCAACGTCACCAACGCCTATGCCGGCTCGATCGCCTGGTCGAACTTCTTCTCCCGCCTCACCCACAGCCATCCCGGCCGCGTCGTCTGGCTGGTGTTCAACGTGCTGGTGGCGCTGCTGCTGATGGAGATCGGCGTCTACAAGGCGCTGGAGCAGACGCTGGCGCTGTATTCCAACGTCGCCATCGCCTGGGTCGGCACGCTGGTGGCGGACCTCGTGATCAACAAGCCGCTCGGGCTGCGCCCGCAGCACATCGAGTTCAAGCGCGCGCATCTCTACGACATCAACCCGGTCGGCGTCGGCGCCATGCTGGCCGCCACCGTGATGTCGATCAGCGCGTTCTACGGCCTGTTCGGGCCGACCGCGAAGGCGCTGTCGCCGTTCGTGGCGCTGATCGCCGCGCTGGTTACCGCGCCCCTGATCGCCTGGGCGACCGACGGCAAATACTACATCGCGCGAAAACCGCGGCGCGCGTGGCAGAACCTGCCGGCGATCCAGTGCTGTATCTGCGAGCATTCGTTCGAGCCGGAGGACATGGCCTCCTGCCCGGCCTATGCCGGCCCAATCTGCTCGCTGTGCTGCTCGCTCGACGCGCGCTGCCACGACCTCTGCAAGCCGCATGCGCGGATTCAGGCGCAGGTCTCCGCGACGCTGGGCAAGCTGCTGCCGGAGCCGATCTACGCCCGCATCAATTCGCAGCTCGGCCATTACCTCGGCGTGTTTGCGCTATCCGCCGGACTGGTCGGCCTGACGCTGGGCATGATCTATCTGCAGACGTCGGCGGCTGACCCCTCCGACAGCCCGCAACTGGCCGACGTGCTGTGGAAGGTGTTCTTCGCACTCACCATCATCATCGGCGTCGTCGCCTGGCTGTTCGTGCTGGCCAAGCAAAGCCGCCGCGCCGCCGAAGCCGAGACCGTCAGGCAAACCGCGCTGTTGATGCAGGAGATCGTTGCCCACAAGCGCACCGACGCCGAACTGCAGCGCGCCAAGGAAGTCGCGGAATCCGCCAACCTCGCCAAGAGCCGCTATGTGGTCGGCCTCAGCCACGAGCTGCGCTCGCCGCTCAACGCCATCAGCGGCTACGCGCAATTGCTGGAGCAGGATTCCAGCCTGCAGATGAAACCGCGCGACCAGGTCCGCGTCGTCCGCCGCAGTGCCGATCATTTGTCCGGCCTGATCGACGGCATCTTGGACATCTCGAAGATCGAGGCCGGCCGGCTGTATCTATCGCGCGACGAGGTGCGTCTCACCGACTTCCTCGATCAGCTGGTCGGCATGTTCCGCCTGCAGGCCGCCGCCAAGGGCATCGACTTCGTGTTCCGACGGCCGAACGTGCTGCCGGTCGTGGTCTATGCCGACGAGAAGCGGCTGCGCCAGATTCTGATCAACCTGCTGTCGAACGCGATCAAGTTCACGCAGACCGGCAGCGTGCAGTTCGTCATCCATTATCGCAGCCCGGTGGCGGAATTCGAAGTGATCGACACCGGCCCGGGCATTCGCGCCGACGATCTGGAGCGCATCTTCGCGCCGTTCGAACGCGGCGCGCTTGGCGTATCGCAGCCGCACACCGGAACTGGTTTGGGCCTCACCATCAGCAAACTGTTGGCGGGCGTGATGGGCGGTGACATCCGCGTCACCAGCACGGTGGGCATCGGCAGCACGTTTCGCGTCAAGATGCTGCTGTCGGAGGTCACCAACCCGACCCGGATCGCGCCGGTGGATGCGCCGATCTTCGGCTATCATGGCGCGCGAAAAACCATCCTGGTCACCGACGACGATCCGACCCAGCGCGACCTGCTGCGCGAAGTGCTGACGCCGCTCGGCTTCATCCTGCTCAGCGCGCCGGACGGGCTGGCGTGCCTGAGCCTCGCCCAGCATTGCCGGCCCGACCTGTTCCTGCTCGATATCTCGATGGCCGGGATGGATGGATGGACGGTGGCGGAAACCCTGCGCTCGACGGGGCATCATCAGGCGCGCATCCTGATGGTGTCGGCGAGCGCGCTGGAAGCCCACGGCACGCCGCTGGCTCAGCCGTTCCACGACGGCTACCTGATGAAGCCGATCGACATTCCCCGCCTGCTTGAGCTGATCGGACAACTTCTCAAGATCGAATGGCAATATGAGCGCGACGACGAGATCGTGGCACCGCAATGGACGCCGAGCGGATTGCGGCCACCGGTGCAGCATGTCGAGGACCTGATCAGCCTGGGGCAGATGGGTCACATCCGCGCCATCCAGCTCAAGCTCGACGAGATCGGCGGCGACTATCCCGAGCACGCCGACTTCGTGGCGCAGATGCGCTCGCTGATCGACCGCTTCGATCTCGACCAGTACATGGCCACGCTCAAGACATTGTACAGCTATGATCACTGAGCCCAAAAAACGCGACGTCGCGCTGGTGGTCGACGATTCCCCGGAAACGCTGCGGCTGCTCACTGATGCGCTGGACGGCGCCGGCATGACCGTGATGGTGGCGATGGACGGTGCCGCCGCAATGCGGATCGTCGAACAGATCACGCCGGACATCGTGCTGCTCGACGCCGTGATGCCGGGCATCGACGGCTTCGAGACCTGCCGGCGGTTGAAGCGCGATGCCGGCCTCAGCGACGTCCCGGTGATCTTCATGACGGGGCTCGCCGAAACCGAACACATCGTCCGTGGCCTCGAAGCCGGCGGCGTCGACTACGTGACGAAACCGATCGTCATCGAGGAAATGCTGGCACGGATTCGCGTGCATCTGGCCAATGCCCGGCTGACGCAGAGCGCGCGCACCGCCCTCGACGTCTCCGGCCGCTTTCTGCTGGCGGTGAACAGTCAGGGCAGCATCCTGTGGGCAACTCCGCAGGCGCAGAAGCTGCTCGCCGACAATCTGATCGCGCAAGCCGACGACGAATTGCTGCTGCCGCCGGTGATGCTGCAATGGCTCGAACAGATGCAGAAGGCCAGGGCTGGGTCGAAGACGCCGCCCTCTGCGGGGTTTCCGAACAACGAGCTGTTGCGGCTGCAATATATGGGCAAGGTCGGCCCCGATGAATTCCTGCTGCGGCTGGCGAAAGATACCGCCGCTTATATGCCGGCGGAATTCAGCAAGGAGCTCGGCCTCACCGGCCGCGAAGGCGAAGTGCTGTCGTGGCTCAGCAAGGGCAAGAGCAACCGCGATATCGCGCAGATCCTGGGACTGAGCCCACGTACCGTCGACAAGCACCTCGAGCAGATCTACGCCAAACTCGGTGTCGAGAACCGCACCGCGGCAGCGGCGATCGCGGTGAATGCGAGCCACCGGAAGTCGTAGGGCCGAGGCCTCTCCACCTGTCGTCCCCGCGAAAGCGGGGACCCATGACCCCTGGCTTCTCAATCGAAAGAAGGCCTCCACCACATTGCCGAAACGAGGCGACACGGCGTATGGGTCCCGGCCTTCGCCGGGACGATAAATTGAGAAGCTCCCGCTTCCCCTTCGTCGATCTTGTCCCGCTTCCGAAGCATGCTATGACTCGTGCAGGCGCTTCTCCGGTTCAACGGGGCTGATGACCATATAATCACCGCCATCCAAGGCGGCCTGAGGGAGGATGACACATGGCCCATTTCGGCCCGACTCGCCGTGCCCTGTTGAAGGGGACGCTCGCCACCGGGGCACTTGGCCTCACCGGATTTCCCGCTTTCGCCGATCCCGCCTGGAAGAAGTATGCGGGCACCTCGATCGAGGCGAACCTGATCAAAGGGCCGCGTGGCGAACTGCTGCAGCGCCACGAGAAGGAATTCACTGAGCTCACCGGC is drawn from Nitrobacteraceae bacterium AZCC 2146 and contains these coding sequences:
- a CDS encoding urea transport system ATP-binding protein (product_source=KO:K11963; cath_funfam=3.40.50.300; cog=COG0410; ko=KO:K11963; pfam=PF00005; smart=SM00382; superfamily=52540; tigrfam=TIGR03410) — protein: MLAINDLHVAYGQSEVLHGLNVSVAPNEIVAIMGRNGMGKTTLMKSLMGIVPTRSGSVTMQGSEINGLKSYERVAKGLAYVPQGRMIFSHMTVKENIETGLVVSGDKEVPGDLYELFPVLLEMKGRRGGNLSGGQQQQLAIARALATKPKVLLLDEPTEGIQPSIIKEMARTLKRIRDTKGLSIIVSEQVLSFALDVADRVLVIENGEIVRDEARDGIDAAQIAKYLSV
- a CDS encoding urea transport system ATP-binding protein (product_source=KO:K11962; cath_funfam=3.40.50.300; cog=COG4674; ko=KO:K11962; pfam=PF00005,PF12399; smart=SM00382; superfamily=52540; tigrfam=TIGR03411), with product MLIGHQPKDFLLAVEGLTVSFDGFKAVNDLSFYVEENEIRVIIGPNGAGKTTVLDLICGKTKATSGAIHFRDKDLTKMKENQIVQAGVGRKFQTPSIYDDLTVFENLEISFPRGRSVFGALTFKRDAVVRDRVEEVAEMIFLKDRLNMSAELLSHGQKQWLEIGMLLIQDPDLLMLDEPVAGMSVSERVKTAELLNRIIKNRSVLVIEHDMKFVEDIAHKVTVLHQGQILSEGTMEKVKNDPKVIEVYLGH
- a CDS encoding urea transport system permease protein (product_source=KO:K11960; cog=COG0559; ko=KO:K11960; pfam=PF02653; tigrfam=TIGR03409; transmembrane_helix_parts=Outside_1_14,TMhelix_15_37,Inside_38_41,TMhelix_42_64,Outside_65_78,TMhelix_79_101,Inside_102_155,TMhelix_156_178,Outside_179_209,TMhelix_210_232,Inside_233_244,TMhelix_245_267,Outside_268_281,TMhelix_282_304,Inside_305_308); its protein translation is MFGDYSIGDLGAIFAMQGFAGLILFSVYVLMALGLAIIFGQMGVINMAHGEFMILGAYVTWLTSNFFQAFLPSLFSGYFFVAMILAFIAAGALGMLVEWALIRHLYKRPLDTLLATWGLSLILQQAYRSIFGAREVGVELPQWMMGSKQITDSIEVPINGIFVMCLTLLITMAVAYIMYKSRWGRQVRAVVQNRVMAGAVGINTERVDCYTFGLGCGIAGIAGSAFTMIGSTGPTSGQLYIVDTFLVVVFGGAASLVGTIASAFTISQAQSTMEFFMSGSMAKVLTLLAIVGILMLRPQGLFALKVRK
- a CDS encoding urea transport system substrate-binding protein (product_source=KO:K11959; cath_funfam=3.40.50.2300; cleavage_site_network=SignalP-noTM; cog=COG0683; ko=KO:K11959; pfam=PF13433; superfamily=53822; tigrfam=TIGR03407); its protein translation is MSDEKKPGLQSPLRRKLLMGMAALPALTMMPRPSFAQAPATSAINTTGLAVTDTEVTVGILHSATGTMAISETGSIQAEKLAIEQINAMGGVLGRKIKFIQEDGASDWPTFAEKAKKLLVNDKVAAIMGCWTSASRKAVLPVVEQYNGMLYYPTFYEGLEQSKNVIYTGQEATQQILAGINWIAKEKNAKSFYFIGSDYIWPRTSNKIARKHIENMLKLKVVGEEYFPLGHTQFNSVINKIKLTKPDVIFTDVVGGSNVAFYKQLKAAGIDLAKQTLLTISVTEDEIDGIGGENIAGAYACMKYFQSLKNPNNEKFVAAFHKMWGEKTVIGDVTQAAYLGPWLWKATVEKAGSFDVDKIAAASPDVEFKGAPEGYVRIHPNHHLWSKTRVGKAKLDGQFELVFETADLVEPDPFPKGYQ
- a CDS encoding DNA-binding NarL/FixJ family response regulator (product_source=COG2197; cath_funfam=1.10.10.10,3.40.50.2300; cog=COG2197; pfam=PF00072,PF00196; smart=SM00091,SM00421,SM00448; superfamily=46894,52172), with translation MITEPKKRDVALVVDDSPETLRLLTDALDGAGMTVMVAMDGAAAMRIVEQITPDIVLLDAVMPGIDGFETCRRLKRDAGLSDVPVIFMTGLAETEHIVRGLEAGGVDYVTKPIVIEEMLARIRVHLANARLTQSARTALDVSGRFLLAVNSQGSILWATPQAQKLLADNLIAQADDELLLPPVMLQWLEQMQKARAGSKTPPSAGFPNNELLRLQYMGKVGPDEFLLRLAKDTAAYMPAEFSKELGLTGREGEVLSWLSKGKSNRDIAQILGLSPRTVDKHLEQIYAKLGVENRTAAAAIAVNASHRKS
- a CDS encoding signal transduction histidine kinase/CheY-like chemotaxis protein (product_source=COG0642/COG0784; cath_funfam=1.10.287.130,3.30.565.10,3.40.50.2300; cog=COG0642,COG0784; pfam=PF00072,PF00512,PF02518; smart=SM00387,SM00388,SM00448; superfamily=51905,52172,55874; transmembrane_helix_parts=Inside_1_42,TMhelix_43_65,Outside_66_68,TMhelix_69_91,Inside_92_118,TMhelix_119_141,Outside_142_150,TMhelix_151_173,Inside_174_179,TMhelix_180_202,Outside_203_214,TMhelix_215_237,Inside_238_257,TMhelix_258_280,Outside_281_316,TMhelix_317_339,Inside_340_359,TMhelix_360_379,Outside_380_383,TMhelix_384_406,Inside_407_426,TMhelix_427_449,Outside_450_458,TMhelix_459_476,Inside_477_567,TMhelix_568_590,Outside_591_604,TMhelix_605_627,Inside_628_1123), whose protein sequence is MAGRQRIDRVRRQYNQWVANQTLEDYALRFTAKSARRWSAARVANTALGAISFLALEAIGGTITINYGVTNAAAAILVVSVIIFFCGLPIAYHAAKCGIDIDLLTRGAGFGYIGSTITSLIYASFTFIFFAIEAVILAVALEMCFDIPRPIGYLISAVIIIPLVTHGITLISRFQLWTQPIWLVLNLLPFAAIGYASRHSFVEWTKFPGEHGNPAGHLDLLLFGTAASVVFALVAQIGEQVDFLRFLPRDRRSSKTSWWVALLCAGPGWIIVGAVKLLAGSFLAFFALTHGVSAEHAAEPAHMYLEAFRYVLSQPDLALALTGTFVILSQIKINVTNAYAGSIAWSNFFSRLTHSHPGRVVWLVFNVLVALLLMEIGVYKALEQTLALYSNVAIAWVGTLVADLVINKPLGLRPQHIEFKRAHLYDINPVGVGAMLAATVMSISAFYGLFGPTAKALSPFVALIAALVTAPLIAWATDGKYYIARKPRRAWQNLPAIQCCICEHSFEPEDMASCPAYAGPICSLCCSLDARCHDLCKPHARIQAQVSATLGKLLPEPIYARINSQLGHYLGVFALSAGLVGLTLGMIYLQTSAADPSDSPQLADVLWKVFFALTIIIGVVAWLFVLAKQSRRAAEAETVRQTALLMQEIVAHKRTDAELQRAKEVAESANLAKSRYVVGLSHELRSPLNAISGYAQLLEQDSSLQMKPRDQVRVVRRSADHLSGLIDGILDISKIEAGRLYLSRDEVRLTDFLDQLVGMFRLQAAAKGIDFVFRRPNVLPVVVYADEKRLRQILINLLSNAIKFTQTGSVQFVIHYRSPVAEFEVIDTGPGIRADDLERIFAPFERGALGVSQPHTGTGLGLTISKLLAGVMGGDIRVTSTVGIGSTFRVKMLLSEVTNPTRIAPVDAPIFGYHGARKTILVTDDDPTQRDLLREVLTPLGFILLSAPDGLACLSLAQHCRPDLFLLDISMAGMDGWTVAETLRSTGHHQARILMVSASALEAHGTPLAQPFHDGYLMKPIDIPRLLELIGQLLKIEWQYERDDEIVAPQWTPSGLRPPVQHVEDLISLGQMGHIRAIQLKLDEIGGDYPEHADFVAQMRSLIDRFDLDQYMATLKTLYSYDH
- a CDS encoding urea transport system permease protein (product_source=KO:K11961; cog=COG4177; ko=KO:K11961; pfam=PF02653; superfamily=81464; tigrfam=TIGR03408; transmembrane_helix_parts=Outside_1_14,TMhelix_15_34,Inside_35_46,TMhelix_47_69,Outside_70_118,TMhelix_119_141,Inside_142_147,TMhelix_148_170,Outside_171_198,TMhelix_199_218,Inside_219_246,TMhelix_247_269,Outside_270_288,TMhelix_289_311,Inside_312_323,TMhelix_324_346,Outside_347_380), which produces MSDNARLVNRPELLGILALAVLLVVILPLCLDVFRLNLVAKYLTYAFVAVGLVICWGYGGILSLGQGVFFGLGGYCMAMFLKLEASSPENTKIQSTPGIPDFMDWNQITSLPFFWKPFHSLTFTVIAIIVVPAFFAFIIGAAMFKRRVGGTYFAIITQAVAAILTILIVGQQGYTGGINGMTDLRTLKGWDIRPDHAKIVLYFFEVACLFGCIFIAQFIRRSKLGRILVAMRDKEDRVRFSGYSVANFKIFAFCVAAIFAAIGGAMFALQVGFMSPSFVGIVPSIEMVIYTAVGGRLSILGAVYGTLLVNFAKTSFSESFPELWLFGLGGLFIAVVLAFPNGLAGIWSDYVQPRIDRLMRKKSSKNGWTDSSVADGAPAE